AGAACTTCTTGAAGTGCGGCTCGGACCTGGTGTTCGTGTCCAGCATAACCGGTAATGAAGTTTTCCATGTTCACTGTGAATCGTAGACGGGCGTCAACGAATATCGACGCATACGGAAGCCGGTGACAATGTGACCAAAGATTGGAGGGATGGGTTTGGCGGACTTACTCCATCCTCCTATCCCAGTACCTGACATGATAGTCAGTCCAGGTTCATGATCAGAACACTCTTGACACACCTTTCAGTATGATGGGCTTCCCATGAAAGGTGATTTGTTCTCCTTCGACTTTCAAGAActgcctcttccctccAGCAGACGATGCTGTCTTCGCTTGTCCCTGTACCATCTTGACAACGTAAGAGATATGCTTTACTTGATTGTGAGTCGCAACAGAATTGAAGACGGATGCACAATGCCCATCTGTAACGGTCTGTTATATGTTTGATAGTGGTCACGTTCGAGTAGAGGAGATTCGGCGTTGACCGGGCCGGTGAGCATATGACCAAGTATCATCAAATGCTGACTTGAATGTCTCCTTGCCTCTTGTCGGTATATGTGACACATCAGACAATGGGTGAGTAGCGGACATCCCTCAAATGAAAGAAATCGTGCTGGTCCGAAGGCTTGATGTGGATGGGCGGAAAGACACAGCTCTGAGGACGAGTGCATTGTGGCACATTTGCATTCGTTGAGCTTTTCCGGGAGGGACTGGCTCTCGCGTCTCAAGATACCGTGATGCATGGGTAGGCTGTGCCCCCGAGTAGGTTAGCAGGACCTGTATTCTTCACTGAAAACGATTGTCATACAGGAGGGTAACACAGATACACGTCAGTGCGGGACGGCAGCAATGATGAGGACAGACCACTCAATTAAGAATTCCGGACCTTTTGAGGACGGAGGGCTTTCACCAACGGTTGTGACTTGCTGATGCATCGCTCAGGTTCTGATACAGCCCTGTGTATTATTGGCTGGTGGTCTGCAGCGCGACCCAAGGCTGGAGAGTTGAGATGAGACCTGGTGAAAGGTCTGCGACTGAATCAGCTCACTGGGGCCCAGAGACTAGGCGAAGGATCTCGAAAAGCTACCACTTGGGTGTGTACTTCTCCGAATTGATGATTCTACTGATGTAGGCTTCCACTAGGAAAGGCACtgggaaaggaagaaggatggcaGATCGTAGAACGTAGCATAGTCTAGCATCCGCAGAGAATGATAAGGTAATGAGCGATGCTAAGGCGGTGACTGAAGGAACGGGGGCCGGTATGTACAGAAGGAGGATTTGTATGTCCTGTAAATCCAGCCTTGAGTCCACTGGTGTGCCAAGTCTCGACATTCTGGCTGTACGACAGTGACAAAGAGGTTCAAATGACTGTCGCTGTCTCCGTAGAAAAGGAAGCGGAAGTGGATTGTTCCACGTCATTTGTGCCACAATAATcgccaccgccacctcAGTCCGGGTTTGGGGACAAGACAGTTCAAGATCCCTTGTGTGTGTCTCTCTCTATCTTTTGTTTATCTCAGACGCTCGATACCAAGAcacaccatctcctcgctTCAACATTGAGCGGTGCATCAGTAGGAAGTCGTGACGATGGCTACTAAAGTCGCgcagaagagggtgagtccaATACCCAGCTTACCGAGaacggtgatgatggactCGACGTCTTTCATTGCTCTCGGTCTCACCGCCTTTCCCTCAGAGCTGTACTGATATCGACTCTCGTTGCAGCTCCAGAAGGTCAGCTATCCGCGTGATGAATGACTCCAGACACAACTGACACCTCTGTAGGAGTACCTCGCCATGCAGAaatcacctccacctttcATTTGGGCATCCccggaagagaagaacaTCCTAGATTGTGAGTCGTGATCGCCTTCGCCCCGTGTCGCCTCAAAACAAATGCTGACATGTGCATACGTAGGGCATTTCATAATTGTGAGATCTCCCTTCGCCCCAAGTCCCTTGCAAAAATGCTCATACGACCTGACTTAGCGTGGTCCTCCTGACACACCGTACGAGGGAGGAGAATACCATGGTCTTATTTGGTTCCCTAGCGATTATCGTAAGTCTTTCCTTGCATTCTTAGCTGGTGCGCAGGTCAAAGCGGTTGACGTTGCTGAACTTGTATGGTTTGATGCAGCTTTCAAACCTCCAGATGTCAAGATGTTTACACCTTCGGGTAGATTTGAGATCGGGCATAAGATCTGCATGAGCATGACCTCCTAGTAAGTCACTCAGctgcttcctcatcaaaTGATCGAAAGCTGACACTTGAAATTACTTCTCAGTCATCCCAGCTCGTACGCTTTTCAGGTCGGAGACCAATGGAAGGTGAAAAACTGACGATAGGTGGAACACAGGTGGAACGCAGCATGGTCCGTCGCGACTATTCTGACGGGTTTGCTCAGTTTCATGCTCAGTGACGAGTGAGTCTGAATATATCCAAATAAGTGCATGACATCCCGCTTCATGCTGATCGCTGCAATTCCTCAGGATCACTGCCGGCGCCGTCAAGACCACGGATGAGCAAAAGCGAGCCCTTGCAAAGCAGAGTCACGCCTTTAACCTGAACAACAGAAAGTTTAGAGTGAGTCAACGCATCTTACTTCACTTCATCGCGAGACGACGCTGATCCAATTGTCTTCCCCGTACAGGACGTCTTTCCAGATGTATGTTGTCGTGCTGCGCGCTATACCTGCGTGATGCCATTCGCTAATTTCTATTTCCAGTACGCAACACCGCAGATGACAGACCTTCCTGACATGGGCAAACCTgctgcctcttcttccgtaAGTTGTCTGGTGCGAGGATAGCCATCGTCAAGCTGACTTTAGGGACGTTGAGGCTTCCAAAGTCGTGAACACGACAAGCGCGACCCTGTCACTCGATTCCACTTCAGGTATCCAGTCTTCTGTCACCTCAGATCCCCTGGCTTCGTCTCCCGAGTCCGCGCAATCAATTACGAATACTTCTACAACGCCTACCAAACATCAGCCTCCCCTTGAACAACGCGTCAATAACCGCCCTCGTCCTGGTCAACCGAACTGGATGCCGAGTTGGAGATGGGTCATTGCGGTTGTCATTCTCGCTGTTCTGGGGAGGTTGTCATCTTTTGCCGGACTCTGAGTCGCGTAGACTGAGGGTATATCTCGATCATGTTGTATGAGTGATGAAGTTCTTTCACATCCCTTGCCTCTGTGCAGCTTTGTCATGCAGTACAACACACAACGCAAGAGATGTGCATGCTGATTGTCTAGACTCTTCTACCGATATCAACACCgtatcttcctcgctcgcGCTCAATTTCATCCTTGCTTCTCATCCCAAGACCCTTGTTCTCCCGAGGTCCTTTCTTTCCAAAGATACCGGTACCAAAGCCAGATGGATTACCCTGTAGTCCGATTGACCGATCATCAGTGAACCGCGCTACCAAGGCCATGCTTCAAGCCGATAGTGCACTTACACCACCATGCAACACCTGAATGGTTGCTTTCAGAACATCCGGTCGATTTCGGGAACCGACGATCATCGCACTGGCATCTTTGATGCCGCATGCAGTAAAGATGCGATGGATCATGGGAGGGACCATGAGACCGAATCCTGAAACGTTGCCGATCGATTAGCCACGTTTCCCGCAAGTTACTTGACAGACGAGTGGGTCGCGCCAGGTCTGACTTTGTTagccaactcacctggtgGTCTCGCACGTAAATGTACTTTCGCAGCTCCCCATTTCCCTTGCAGATCCTTCCCTTCACCCCATAGCGTTCGAGACTCGTATCGATTCACATAATCCATGTTCATGACAGCTGAAAACGAGTCGGTCAAGTCAGCTTACATCTCTCTAACCCTTTGCGGGGAGCGGAAAaaagaggatgagctgaCCTTTGTGGAATGCAGCATCTGAAGCTGCGAGGTTATTGTGGCCTCGTCCTCTACCTAATCCGACCAAACCTCTTTCAGGCGATCCAACGACGACATAGGCTTGGCTCACACCCCTGTGATAGCCAGAATGGTGTCAGTGACGTTCTTGCGATTGATGACCTCCGTCTTCATGCCCGCCTCAACGCTTCACACCCCGTCTTGCATTCATATCCCCACCACACCTGGGCCCGCCCACAGGCGAGCCCTACCGCGATGTACTTCACCAGCTCCCTACTTTTGCGCTTGATGGTCTCCCCGTTGTCTAAGAAGTCTCGCTCGCccatatcctcctcacAGGCAGGAGACAACTCATCAAGTGACTTGTCTACACTTACATTTTCCCCTTCTTGGTCATATGTTGCACCTTCCTGCTCCTGACCGTGAACCGACTGAGACCCCTCAACTCATCCCTGCTCAAACCCGATATCGCGCTGagcttcatctccttcttgagcGGATTCTGCTCCGCCAGCGTCGTCGGCCATGTCGACGCTGTTGGTggggggaggaggggtgAGGGGTGATTGTAATGTTTGTGTAAGGGTGATTGGTGGGTGTTGGGGAATGTGGGTAGTCGGGGGACCGgtgagaaagggagagagaaggcgGGTCGTGGTAATGAGGTAGACTGGGGGTCGTTGGTCTTGGTCGTGGTCGTTGAGACTTCTGACGATGAGaaaaagggagaagaagaagaaaaagacgaggaggaagctgcgttggacgaagacgctgcggatgaagatgatgattcCGATTCGGTTGATCGGGAAGGTAcagcaggaggaggtgcgGTGGATGCTGATCGGGTGAAAGGTCGAGTGAGCGTAGTCTGTCGGAGTCCTCTGAGAGGTCGGGAGATGGGCTTGGACATCTTGTCTTGTTTGATCATGTCATGTTCTGAGCCGCACTACGTTCGAAAAgtcaagatcaagtcatcattcgttgtcgtcgaggAGACATCTCGAAATCTCAAAGTGCAAGCGTACAGGTGCAGAGTTCGCGTATGCCCGAAAACCCCGATTCCACCGTAGAATGGTTGCAGAAGTGTGGCACTCGTTCACTCTCCATGGCGGTTGTCGATCCTAAGATGAGGGGACGAACAAGATGCATACAATCGAATACAACAATAATACAACAGCATGTACAATGAACAGTGCAGGTCCATGCCTGGTCTGACCTCAGCGGCTGGCTGGCTCTGCCCTAGCTAGGCTTCCTTCTAGCCCGCGTCCCATCTGGTCCAATCTTTTCTCAATTCCCACAGTCGCCTCATTCCTTCCCGCTCTTCATCCAACCATCGGCATGACCCTTCTCTCACACCCAGACTTGTTGCTGCATCGCGTAGAACCATAAGGCTATCTTCGGGTGCAATCGATCCGTCTACCCAGATAGACACCATTCTTTTGGTTCTGAGTCTGTCTGGTGGCCTGCTTGGATCTCCCGATCCTGTTTCGATGTACGAAGTATCGATCCGAAGTTCGCTCGCAATTCGAGAATACATCAGCCTTACGTTGACTTTCCTGCCTTTTGCTATCCCGTAGTGGCCATGGGGTTTCAGCGAAAGACGGTCTGAGGACGTCCCTGGTGTCTGATCTGGCGGCGTCTTTGTTTGAGACGCGAGGTTGATGTTAAAGGAAAGGATAATGTCCGCAGGCGATGAACAGGTCACCGTGAGGTGTCCAAGAGCACCGAAGATCTTCACCTGCGCCGACGTTAGCTTCCGTGTatcatgaagaagatctgtATGACTCACCCGAGGGGTACGGCGCTTGAAGTCCTCTACTATCCTTTGCACAACTTgccaatctctcttctcactcTTTCCCCAGCTATCGCTTTCATCCAGCCTCAAGATCTTTTCTCTTCGTGTCCTGGTTGCGAGATTTCCCATGAGTTTGATCTGTTCGCCTCCCTCAAGTACTTGCACCATTCGTCCATTCGCTAGACCCAGGATGAGTTCGACCTCATTGTTTGACGTGGGAATATGTATGGTATCTTTCCCGTTCCTTTGGAGGGGAATAGGCCGCGATgtaggaggaagaggatccgCTTGGATGGGAAAGAAGTGCTGACGGAACGGCTGAGGTACATTCGTCGTGACATCAGGTAGTGTTGCAGCAAGTCTCGAGGGACTCGATGAGCCggtcgatcttcttggTTCTGGATCCTGAAATGCCATCCcggtccttctccttgaatATATCGGAGCGCTCAGCGGAGGTGTGTTGGGTGGAGTAGGGAGCACCGATGGCGACGAAGATTCGAAGCGAACATTCGTTTTCTTCATCGCCCCATCGTATATTTGTCGGTGTATGCCATGATGTTTTGAGGCTGTACCGGTCCGCTTCGCTTCTAGGCCCGCGCTTCTTGGTAGGCTCCGTTTTTGAATTCTTTGATTTACCAACTCACGCTCAATAGCTTGCGAATCTGCTGCGCCGGATCCGGTCCGACCATAAGGTACCTCTTCTACGACTTTCCTTCTCCGGTccctccatccttcttccagctctcTCAATCTAGGTGGAGTCTCCTCAAGCAATTTTGACAGGACACTGTTCTGGCCCTCCTTGGCTCTGCCGATTCGATCCCACTGCGATAAGCGGATTGCCTCGTTCTCGGGCGCAGGTGATTTGTTCTTGACGGTGAGGTCGTTCCCGTTGTCACTATTGATAGGTAGCGGTCTTCGCCGTcttcgaagaggatgggtGCTGAGCATCGGGGGGTTTCCAGTAGTATCACATCTTGTTGCGGTGTGCTGGAGGAAGTTGTCAACATGATTTGGAATCAAAAAGCGGACGAGCCGGCTAACGGTATCAACCGATAAAGATTGCGGTTTATAGGCGCGCGAAGAACGCTGCTGAAAGGCGCGCTCCTAAAAGAAAGACCTTATATCCGACGAAATAGAAAGCTCCCATCGGCGATAAATCTTAGTATGACCGCCACATTCCCACTCTTTACCCCTTCccccctcttccatcgctTCGCACCCACCAATCCACTGGTACGCATCCGACATTCAACTGTTCGTGCAGATCATCTCATCTgtcttttctctctcttcaacCTCAACCAGGCAATTAACGTATCTCCCGCTCCTTTCTGAGCTTAAACACGGTGTACGTCGCCCTATCCGAAAACTAACCAACAGTGAGTAGAGGGGTATTTTGCCTTGCAGGAGGATGAATTTTAGgcagaggacgaagaagcagaagattTTGCCCAAGGTCTCGAGGAACTATCGCTGACTTGTTTCTGCTTCAGATGAAACTTATCGCCGCctaccttctcctccaaatCGGAGGTAACGCCTCTCCCTCCGCTGAGGACATCAAGTCTCTCCTTGAGGTCGTCGGTGTCGAGGCTGAGGAGGACCGACTCTCCAAGCTCATCTCTGAGCTCGAGGGCAAGGACATCAACGAGGTGGGTGCTCGTTTGATCTTTTGTTGCTGGGATCTGAGGAGCAGGGAGAAATGGATCATATTGGATCAGATCTAGATCAGATCAAATCGAATCAACATTCTGATCCCCTCCCACTCAACCCCTGTGGTCCTCTTCCGATCCGTGATCGACTTTTTTTTACAACCACCACTGACATCTGTGTGTCACTTTCAGCTCATCGCTGAGGGTTCTTCCAAACTCGCTTCCGTTCCTTCCGGTGGTGCCTCCGCTTCTGCTGGTGGTGCTTCTGCCGCTGCCGCTTCCGGTGGTGCCGCTGCTGAGGACGCCCCCgctgaggagaagaaggaggaggccAAGGAGGAGTCCGACGACGACATGGTGGGTTTGAGTTCCCCTCATCAACAATCCGCGATTTACATACTGACCTGTTTTTCTTGTGTGTGCGGACAGGGCTTCGGTCTCTTCGACTAAGCGCGTCGTTGAAAGAAACTTCCTTCGACCTCTCACTCGTGTCATTTGATCCTCGGAGAACATGTCGGGATACATTTGGTGGAAACGCTAGATCCATTGCCATGTTGTTTGACGGGATGAGAATGCATGAACTCTCCCGAACGGCCAATGTACCAGTCTCTGCTATATCCCCGTCTTCCGTGATCTTGCCTTCGTCGTTTCGCGAAGTGTTCAACGTTAATCTGAGTTGCTGATTGGGTGGACGTTGGCAGAGCCAACTCCTCAATCGTTTCATGAACTACAAGCTTGACTCCTTATGGTTGCCTGGCTGCAGGGTCGTCATCATGTGACAGAAGAATAAGCTGCAGCTGCAGAAGAATGCAAAGCCATTGGAGAGGGTCATTGAGGCCCCACGAATCAGACGTCTGCGTACGATGGCCATCTGCCCTTCGCATTATCATCGTACTGACCCAGTCCAAGCTATTGTGTCGAGAACACGTAGACCCCATATGAGA
The Kwoniella newhampshirensis strain CBS 13917 chromosome 10 map unlocalized Ctg14, whole genome shotgun sequence genome window above contains:
- a CDS encoding mitochondrial 37S ribosomal protein uS5m; translation: MSKPISRPLRGLRQTTLTRPFTRSASTAPPPAVPSRSTESESSSSSAASSSNAASSSSFSSSSPFFSSSEVSTTTTKTNDPQSTSLPRPAFSLPFSPVPRLPTFPNTHQSPLHKHYNHPSPLLPPPTASTWPTTLAEQNPLKKEMKLSAISGLSRDELRGLSRFTVRSRKVQHMTKKGKMGVSQAYVVVGSPERGLVGLGRGRGHNNLAASDAAFHKAVMNMDYVNRYESRTLWGEGKDLQGKWGAAKVHLRARPPGFGLMVPPMIHRIFTACGIKDASAMIVGSRNRPDVLKATIQVLHGGGNPSGFGTGIFGKKGPRENKGLGMRSKDEIERERGRYGVDIGRRV
- a CDS encoding ribosomal protein P2 gives rise to the protein MKLIAAYLLLQIGGNASPSAEDIKSLLEVVGVEAEEDRLSKLISELEGKDINELIAEGSSKLASVPSGGASASAGGASAAAASGGAAAEDAPAEEKKEEAKEESDDDMGFGLFD